The following coding sequences are from one Lycium ferocissimum isolate CSIRO_LF1 chromosome 3, AGI_CSIRO_Lferr_CH_V1, whole genome shotgun sequence window:
- the LOC132049079 gene encoding uncharacterized protein LOC132049079 isoform X7, whose protein sequence is MSEGEVKKISRQDIQLVQNLIERCLQLYMNQEEVVRTLLDQAKIEPGFTELVPPNSTCQARDHAGPNVKPENVHQTVNANLSHVYTNGASSLQPCMQTAIDVSAHARRNDASSNMLLAQSSNMGMQQGVRGGMIKSESGYSGNLPFLYGTETNILEAHPGITDPSVSSFSSVESDSQPVNETVLDADTSSFGFLGQIPRNFSLSDLTADFSNGSDILDSYSGSAFLATDVNNFLDPQGRREHQDTKRLDAISEGLSFEDFASD, encoded by the exons ATGTCTGAGGGGGAGGTTAAGAAGATCTCACGCCAAGATATACAACTG GTGCAAAATCTGATAGAAAGATGTCTACAGCTTTACATGAACCAGGAGGAAGTTGTCAGAACCCTCTTAGATCAAGCAAAAATTGAGCCTGGTTTCACTGAACTTG TCCCACCAAACTCAACATGTCAAGCAAGAGATCATGCTGGACCTAATGTGAAGCCTGAGAATGTGCACCAGACTGTTAATGCCAATTTATCTCACGTATACACTAATGGTGCGTCCTCGCTCCAACCATGTATGCAAACTGCTATTGATGTCTCTGCTCATGCAAGAAGAAATGATGCATCCTCGAACATGCTATTGGCTCAGAGCTCAAATATGGGAATGCAGCAAGGTGTGAGAGGGGGGATGATCAAGTCAGAATCTGGTTATTCAGGCAATTTACCCTTCCTGTATGGTACTGAGACAAATATCCTCGAAGCTCATCCTGGAATTACAGATCCATCTGTATCATCTTTCAGCAGTGTAGAATCAGATTCACAACCAGTAAATGAGACTGTATTGGATGCTGATACATCTTCATTTGGTTTCTTGGGGCAGATTCCTCGAAACTTTAGTTTGTCAGACTTAACAGCGGACTTTTCTAACGGTTCTG ATATTTTGGATAGCTATTCTGGATCAGCCTTCCTGGCAACAGATGTTAACAATTTCTTGGATCCACAAGGTAGGAGAGAACATCAAG ACACTAAAAGGTTGGATGCTATATCTGAAGGCTTGAGCTTTGAAGATTTTGCCAGTGATTGA
- the LOC132049079 gene encoding uncharacterized protein LOC132049079 isoform X1 codes for MSEGEVKKISRQDIQLVQNLIERCLQLYMNQEEVVRTLLDQAKIEPGFTELVWQKLEEENHEFFRAYHLRLMLKNQIERFNDLLERQVERMQMFPTGSIPMSNGSQIRQIPPNSTCQARDHAGPNVKPENVHQTVNANLSHVYTNGASSLQPCMQTAIDVSAHARRNDASSNMLLAQSSNMGMQQGVRGGMIKSESGYSGNLPFLYGTETNILEAHPGITDPSVSSFSSVESDSQPVNETVLDADTSSFGFLGQIPRNFSLSDLTADFSNGSDILDSYSGSAFLATDVNNFLDPQGRREHQDTKRLDAISEGLSFEDFASD; via the exons ATGTCTGAGGGGGAGGTTAAGAAGATCTCACGCCAAGATATACAACTG GTGCAAAATCTGATAGAAAGATGTCTACAGCTTTACATGAACCAGGAGGAAGTTGTCAGAACCCTCTTAGATCAAGCAAAAATTGAGCCTGGTTTCACTGAACTTG TGTGGCAGAAGCTTGAAGAAGAAAACCACGAGTTTTTCAGGGCATATCATTTAAGGTTGATGCTGAAGAATCAAATAGAGAGATTCAATGATTTGCTTGAGAGACAGGTTGAGAGAATGCAGATGTTTCCAACTGGATCAATCCCCATGTCTAATGGATCTCAGATACGGCAAA TCCCACCAAACTCAACATGTCAAGCAAGAGATCATGCTGGACCTAATGTGAAGCCTGAGAATGTGCACCAGACTGTTAATGCCAATTTATCTCACGTATACACTAATGGTGCGTCCTCGCTCCAACCATGTATGCAAACTGCTATTGATGTCTCTGCTCATGCAAGAAGAAATGATGCATCCTCGAACATGCTATTGGCTCAGAGCTCAAATATGGGAATGCAGCAAGGTGTGAGAGGGGGGATGATCAAGTCAGAATCTGGTTATTCAGGCAATTTACCCTTCCTGTATGGTACTGAGACAAATATCCTCGAAGCTCATCCTGGAATTACAGATCCATCTGTATCATCTTTCAGCAGTGTAGAATCAGATTCACAACCAGTAAATGAGACTGTATTGGATGCTGATACATCTTCATTTGGTTTCTTGGGGCAGATTCCTCGAAACTTTAGTTTGTCAGACTTAACAGCGGACTTTTCTAACGGTTCTG ATATTTTGGATAGCTATTCTGGATCAGCCTTCCTGGCAACAGATGTTAACAATTTCTTGGATCCACAAGGTAGGAGAGAACATCAAG ACACTAAAAGGTTGGATGCTATATCTGAAGGCTTGAGCTTTGAAGATTTTGCCAGTGATTGA
- the LOC132049079 gene encoding uncharacterized protein LOC132049079 isoform X3 produces the protein MSEGEVKKISRQDIQLVQNLIERCLQLYMNQEEVVRTLLDQAKIEPGFTELVWQKLEEENHEFFRAYHLRLMLKNQIERFNDLLERQVERMQMFPTGSIPMSNGSQIRQIPPNSTCQARDHAGPNVKPENVHQTVNANLSHVYTNGASSLQPCMQTAIDVSAHARRNDASSNMLLAQSSNMGMQQGVRGGMIKSESGYSGNLPFLYGTETNILEAHPGITDPSVSSFSSVESDSQPVNETVLDADTSSFGFLGQIPRNFSLSDLTADFSNGSDILDSYSGSAFLATDVNNFLDPQGRREHQGLMAPGLRRFCK, from the exons ATGTCTGAGGGGGAGGTTAAGAAGATCTCACGCCAAGATATACAACTG GTGCAAAATCTGATAGAAAGATGTCTACAGCTTTACATGAACCAGGAGGAAGTTGTCAGAACCCTCTTAGATCAAGCAAAAATTGAGCCTGGTTTCACTGAACTTG TGTGGCAGAAGCTTGAAGAAGAAAACCACGAGTTTTTCAGGGCATATCATTTAAGGTTGATGCTGAAGAATCAAATAGAGAGATTCAATGATTTGCTTGAGAGACAGGTTGAGAGAATGCAGATGTTTCCAACTGGATCAATCCCCATGTCTAATGGATCTCAGATACGGCAAA TCCCACCAAACTCAACATGTCAAGCAAGAGATCATGCTGGACCTAATGTGAAGCCTGAGAATGTGCACCAGACTGTTAATGCCAATTTATCTCACGTATACACTAATGGTGCGTCCTCGCTCCAACCATGTATGCAAACTGCTATTGATGTCTCTGCTCATGCAAGAAGAAATGATGCATCCTCGAACATGCTATTGGCTCAGAGCTCAAATATGGGAATGCAGCAAGGTGTGAGAGGGGGGATGATCAAGTCAGAATCTGGTTATTCAGGCAATTTACCCTTCCTGTATGGTACTGAGACAAATATCCTCGAAGCTCATCCTGGAATTACAGATCCATCTGTATCATCTTTCAGCAGTGTAGAATCAGATTCACAACCAGTAAATGAGACTGTATTGGATGCTGATACATCTTCATTTGGTTTCTTGGGGCAGATTCCTCGAAACTTTAGTTTGTCAGACTTAACAGCGGACTTTTCTAACGGTTCTG ATATTTTGGATAGCTATTCTGGATCAGCCTTCCTGGCAACAGATGTTAACAATTTCTTGGATCCACAAGGTAGGAGAGAACATCAAG GTCTAATGGCCCCTGGACTAAGAAGGTTTTGTAAATAG
- the LOC132049079 gene encoding uncharacterized protein LOC132049079 isoform X4, whose amino-acid sequence MSEGEVKKISRQDIQLVQNLIERCLQLYMNQEEVVRTLLDQAKIEPGFTELVWQKLEEENHEFFRAYHLRLMLKNQIERFNDLLERQVERMQMFPTGSIPMSNGSQIRQIPPNSTCQARDHAGPNVKPENVHQTVNANLSHVYTNGASSLQPCMQTAIDVSAHARRNDASSNMLLAQSSNMGMQQGVRGGMIKSESGYSGNLPFLYGTETNILEAHPGITDPSVSSFSSVESDSQPVNETVLDADTSSFGFLGQIPRNFSLSDLTADFSNGSDILDSYSGSAFLATDVNNFLDPQGRREHQGLSFEDFASD is encoded by the exons ATGTCTGAGGGGGAGGTTAAGAAGATCTCACGCCAAGATATACAACTG GTGCAAAATCTGATAGAAAGATGTCTACAGCTTTACATGAACCAGGAGGAAGTTGTCAGAACCCTCTTAGATCAAGCAAAAATTGAGCCTGGTTTCACTGAACTTG TGTGGCAGAAGCTTGAAGAAGAAAACCACGAGTTTTTCAGGGCATATCATTTAAGGTTGATGCTGAAGAATCAAATAGAGAGATTCAATGATTTGCTTGAGAGACAGGTTGAGAGAATGCAGATGTTTCCAACTGGATCAATCCCCATGTCTAATGGATCTCAGATACGGCAAA TCCCACCAAACTCAACATGTCAAGCAAGAGATCATGCTGGACCTAATGTGAAGCCTGAGAATGTGCACCAGACTGTTAATGCCAATTTATCTCACGTATACACTAATGGTGCGTCCTCGCTCCAACCATGTATGCAAACTGCTATTGATGTCTCTGCTCATGCAAGAAGAAATGATGCATCCTCGAACATGCTATTGGCTCAGAGCTCAAATATGGGAATGCAGCAAGGTGTGAGAGGGGGGATGATCAAGTCAGAATCTGGTTATTCAGGCAATTTACCCTTCCTGTATGGTACTGAGACAAATATCCTCGAAGCTCATCCTGGAATTACAGATCCATCTGTATCATCTTTCAGCAGTGTAGAATCAGATTCACAACCAGTAAATGAGACTGTATTGGATGCTGATACATCTTCATTTGGTTTCTTGGGGCAGATTCCTCGAAACTTTAGTTTGTCAGACTTAACAGCGGACTTTTCTAACGGTTCTG ATATTTTGGATAGCTATTCTGGATCAGCCTTCCTGGCAACAGATGTTAACAATTTCTTGGATCCACAAGGTAGGAGAGAACATCAAG GCTTGAGCTTTGAAGATTTTGCCAGTGATTGA
- the LOC132049079 gene encoding uncharacterized protein LOC132049079 isoform X5 — translation MSEGEVKKISRQDIQLVQNLIERCLQLYMNQEEVVRTLLDQAKIEPGFTELVWQKLEEENHEFFRAYHLRLMLKNQIERFNDLLERQVERMQMFPTGSIPMSNGSQIRQIPPNSTCQARDHAGPNVKPENVHQTVNANLSHVYTNGASSLQPCMQTAIDVSAHARRNDASSNMLLAQSSNMGMQQGVRGGMIKSESGYSGNLPFLYGTETNILEAHPGITDPSVSSFSSVESDSQPVNETVLDADTSSFGFLGQIPRNFSLSDLTADFSNGSDILDSYSGSAFLATDVNNFLDPQGLMAPGLRRFCK, via the exons ATGTCTGAGGGGGAGGTTAAGAAGATCTCACGCCAAGATATACAACTG GTGCAAAATCTGATAGAAAGATGTCTACAGCTTTACATGAACCAGGAGGAAGTTGTCAGAACCCTCTTAGATCAAGCAAAAATTGAGCCTGGTTTCACTGAACTTG TGTGGCAGAAGCTTGAAGAAGAAAACCACGAGTTTTTCAGGGCATATCATTTAAGGTTGATGCTGAAGAATCAAATAGAGAGATTCAATGATTTGCTTGAGAGACAGGTTGAGAGAATGCAGATGTTTCCAACTGGATCAATCCCCATGTCTAATGGATCTCAGATACGGCAAA TCCCACCAAACTCAACATGTCAAGCAAGAGATCATGCTGGACCTAATGTGAAGCCTGAGAATGTGCACCAGACTGTTAATGCCAATTTATCTCACGTATACACTAATGGTGCGTCCTCGCTCCAACCATGTATGCAAACTGCTATTGATGTCTCTGCTCATGCAAGAAGAAATGATGCATCCTCGAACATGCTATTGGCTCAGAGCTCAAATATGGGAATGCAGCAAGGTGTGAGAGGGGGGATGATCAAGTCAGAATCTGGTTATTCAGGCAATTTACCCTTCCTGTATGGTACTGAGACAAATATCCTCGAAGCTCATCCTGGAATTACAGATCCATCTGTATCATCTTTCAGCAGTGTAGAATCAGATTCACAACCAGTAAATGAGACTGTATTGGATGCTGATACATCTTCATTTGGTTTCTTGGGGCAGATTCCTCGAAACTTTAGTTTGTCAGACTTAACAGCGGACTTTTCTAACGGTTCTG ATATTTTGGATAGCTATTCTGGATCAGCCTTCCTGGCAACAGATGTTAACAATTTCTTGGATCCACAAG GTCTAATGGCCCCTGGACTAAGAAGGTTTTGTAAATAG
- the LOC132049079 gene encoding uncharacterized protein LOC132049079 isoform X2, whose protein sequence is MSEGEVKKISRQDIQLVQNLIERCLQLYMNQEEVVRTLLDQAKIEPGFTELVWQKLEEENHEFFRAYHLRLMLKNQIERFNDLLERQVERMQMFPTGSIPMSNGSQIRQIPPNSTCQARDHAGPNVKPENVHQTVNANLSHVYTNGASSLQPCMQTAIDVSAHARRNDASSNMLLAQSSNMGMQQGVRGGMIKSESGYSGNLPFLYGTETNILEAHPGITDPSVSSFSSVESDSQPVNETVLDADTSSFGFLGQIPRNFSLSDLTADFSNGSDILDSYSGSAFLATDVNNFLDPQDTKRLDAISEGLSFEDFASD, encoded by the exons ATGTCTGAGGGGGAGGTTAAGAAGATCTCACGCCAAGATATACAACTG GTGCAAAATCTGATAGAAAGATGTCTACAGCTTTACATGAACCAGGAGGAAGTTGTCAGAACCCTCTTAGATCAAGCAAAAATTGAGCCTGGTTTCACTGAACTTG TGTGGCAGAAGCTTGAAGAAGAAAACCACGAGTTTTTCAGGGCATATCATTTAAGGTTGATGCTGAAGAATCAAATAGAGAGATTCAATGATTTGCTTGAGAGACAGGTTGAGAGAATGCAGATGTTTCCAACTGGATCAATCCCCATGTCTAATGGATCTCAGATACGGCAAA TCCCACCAAACTCAACATGTCAAGCAAGAGATCATGCTGGACCTAATGTGAAGCCTGAGAATGTGCACCAGACTGTTAATGCCAATTTATCTCACGTATACACTAATGGTGCGTCCTCGCTCCAACCATGTATGCAAACTGCTATTGATGTCTCTGCTCATGCAAGAAGAAATGATGCATCCTCGAACATGCTATTGGCTCAGAGCTCAAATATGGGAATGCAGCAAGGTGTGAGAGGGGGGATGATCAAGTCAGAATCTGGTTATTCAGGCAATTTACCCTTCCTGTATGGTACTGAGACAAATATCCTCGAAGCTCATCCTGGAATTACAGATCCATCTGTATCATCTTTCAGCAGTGTAGAATCAGATTCACAACCAGTAAATGAGACTGTATTGGATGCTGATACATCTTCATTTGGTTTCTTGGGGCAGATTCCTCGAAACTTTAGTTTGTCAGACTTAACAGCGGACTTTTCTAACGGTTCTG ATATTTTGGATAGCTATTCTGGATCAGCCTTCCTGGCAACAGATGTTAACAATTTCTTGGATCCACAAG ACACTAAAAGGTTGGATGCTATATCTGAAGGCTTGAGCTTTGAAGATTTTGCCAGTGATTGA
- the LOC132049079 gene encoding uncharacterized protein LOC132049079 isoform X6 gives MSEGEVKKISRQDIQLVQNLIERCLQLYMNQEEVVRTLLDQAKIEPGFTELVWQKLEEENHEFFRAYHLRLMLKNQIERFNDLLERQVERMQMFPTGSIPMSNGSQIRQIPPNSTCQARDHAGPNVKPENVHQTVNANLSHVYTNGASSLQPCMQTAIDVSAHARRNDASSNMLLAQSSNMGMQQGVRGGMIKSESGYSGNLPFLYGTETNILEAHPGITDPSVSSFSSVESDSQPVNETVLDADTSSFGFLGQIPRNFSLSDLTADFSNGSDILDSYSGSAFLATDVNNFLDPQGLSFEDFASD, from the exons ATGTCTGAGGGGGAGGTTAAGAAGATCTCACGCCAAGATATACAACTG GTGCAAAATCTGATAGAAAGATGTCTACAGCTTTACATGAACCAGGAGGAAGTTGTCAGAACCCTCTTAGATCAAGCAAAAATTGAGCCTGGTTTCACTGAACTTG TGTGGCAGAAGCTTGAAGAAGAAAACCACGAGTTTTTCAGGGCATATCATTTAAGGTTGATGCTGAAGAATCAAATAGAGAGATTCAATGATTTGCTTGAGAGACAGGTTGAGAGAATGCAGATGTTTCCAACTGGATCAATCCCCATGTCTAATGGATCTCAGATACGGCAAA TCCCACCAAACTCAACATGTCAAGCAAGAGATCATGCTGGACCTAATGTGAAGCCTGAGAATGTGCACCAGACTGTTAATGCCAATTTATCTCACGTATACACTAATGGTGCGTCCTCGCTCCAACCATGTATGCAAACTGCTATTGATGTCTCTGCTCATGCAAGAAGAAATGATGCATCCTCGAACATGCTATTGGCTCAGAGCTCAAATATGGGAATGCAGCAAGGTGTGAGAGGGGGGATGATCAAGTCAGAATCTGGTTATTCAGGCAATTTACCCTTCCTGTATGGTACTGAGACAAATATCCTCGAAGCTCATCCTGGAATTACAGATCCATCTGTATCATCTTTCAGCAGTGTAGAATCAGATTCACAACCAGTAAATGAGACTGTATTGGATGCTGATACATCTTCATTTGGTTTCTTGGGGCAGATTCCTCGAAACTTTAGTTTGTCAGACTTAACAGCGGACTTTTCTAACGGTTCTG ATATTTTGGATAGCTATTCTGGATCAGCCTTCCTGGCAACAGATGTTAACAATTTCTTGGATCCACAAG GCTTGAGCTTTGAAGATTTTGCCAGTGATTGA